A window from Acidimicrobiia bacterium encodes these proteins:
- a CDS encoding CBS domain-containing protein: MAAQTPVREVMNTNVVSFEVGEDVGSVMRALVEHNINGAPVLDESGAVVGVISSGDLIVKESRLHFPTVISFLAGSFEFKQRGFDDDLAKALSSRVEQVMSKPAVTVDVSATVGEAATLMHDRRVARLPVVDAGALVGIVSRSDLLRGMLADE, from the coding sequence ATGGCAGCGCAAACCCCAGTGCGAGAAGTAATGAACACCAATGTGGTGAGCTTCGAAGTAGGCGAAGATGTTGGGTCTGTTATGCGCGCTTTGGTGGAACACAACATTAACGGTGCCCCGGTTCTAGACGAGTCCGGTGCGGTAGTGGGTGTGATCTCAAGCGGTGATTTGATAGTGAAAGAGAGCCGCCTGCATTTTCCCACTGTAATTTCGTTTCTGGCCGGCTCTTTCGAGTTTAAGCAACGCGGTTTCGATGACGACCTGGCTAAAGCGCTGAGCTCTCGGGTGGAACAGGTAATGAGCAAGCCAGCGGTGACTGTTGATGTTTCCGCCACCGTGGGTGAAGCCGCAACTTTGATGCACGACCGGCGTGTGGCCCGGTTACCAGTGGTAGACGCCGGGGCGCTGGTGGGCATAGTGTCGCGTAGCGACCTGCTGCGTGGCATGCTGGCCGACGAATAA
- the glmM gene encoding phosphoglucosamine mutase codes for MTLRFGTDGVRGVANVELTPELAMALGRAAARVLDAGRVGRVVIGRDTRHSGPMIEAALAAGFAAEGVDVDLLGVVPTPTIAWVCAADGLPGAVISASHNPFSDNGIKLFAAGGMKLSDADEERLELQVENLLRGGPETDDVTPPAGLKVGQIHSADGQVGRWSDSIIHSVSEPLRPLKVVLDCANGAASFHAPAIMHRLGLEVNVLHDTPDGRNINEECGSTHPVDLQAAVLSHGADIGLAFDGDADRMLAVDETGALLDGDEIVAMLAKDRQARGLLDDDTVVVTVMSNMGLRLALADHGIGVVETQVGDRYVLEALERGGWLLGGEQSGHIIFRDLATTGDGILTGVQLLDLLSRSNQSLSQLAAAAMVRFPQVLKNVRVAVKASALVSALSDQVSRVERDLGERGRVLVRASGTEPVIRVMVEAEEQSAAEAAVDELVAAVEAGAVEMSANRSDISSSQP; via the coding sequence ATGACTCTTCGCTTCGGTACTGACGGCGTTCGAGGTGTGGCCAACGTCGAGCTCACCCCCGAATTAGCTATGGCGCTGGGCCGAGCAGCTGCCAGAGTTCTTGATGCTGGCCGGGTAGGGCGAGTGGTGATTGGGCGTGATACCCGACATTCCGGTCCTATGATTGAAGCCGCCCTAGCAGCCGGTTTCGCTGCCGAGGGTGTCGATGTTGATCTTCTAGGTGTAGTACCGACGCCCACAATTGCTTGGGTTTGTGCTGCCGATGGGTTACCCGGTGCAGTAATTTCTGCCTCACATAACCCGTTTTCTGACAACGGCATCAAGCTTTTTGCAGCGGGCGGAATGAAGCTTAGCGACGCCGATGAAGAACGCCTGGAACTTCAGGTTGAGAATCTGCTCCGTGGCGGCCCCGAGACCGACGACGTCACGCCACCAGCAGGCTTGAAAGTTGGCCAAATTCATTCGGCTGATGGCCAAGTGGGGCGTTGGTCCGATTCTATTATTCACTCGGTGAGCGAACCTCTCCGCCCCCTTAAGGTGGTGCTTGATTGCGCCAATGGGGCTGCTTCGTTTCATGCGCCTGCCATCATGCACCGTTTGGGCTTAGAAGTGAACGTTCTGCACGACACACCTGATGGTCGTAATATCAACGAAGAATGTGGCAGCACCCACCCGGTTGATTTACAGGCGGCCGTCTTGTCCCATGGTGCCGATATCGGCCTTGCATTCGACGGCGATGCTGACCGCATGTTGGCGGTCGATGAAACCGGTGCCCTTCTAGACGGCGATGAAATTGTGGCCATGCTGGCCAAAGATCGCCAGGCCCGAGGACTGCTCGACGATGACACCGTGGTGGTGACCGTGATGTCGAATATGGGTCTGCGGTTGGCACTGGCCGATCACGGAATTGGTGTTGTCGAAACCCAAGTTGGCGATCGCTACGTGCTAGAAGCCCTAGAACGTGGCGGCTGGTTGCTCGGCGGCGAACAATCAGGTCACATTATTTTTCGCGACTTAGCCACAACCGGCGATGGCATTCTCACCGGAGTGCAACTGCTAGATCTGCTGTCGCGGAGCAACCAAAGCCTAAGCCAGCTTGCCGCTGCGGCCATGGTGCGATTCCCACAAGTATTAAAAAACGTTCGGGTGGCGGTGAAAGCATCGGCGCTGGTGTCGGCATTGTCTGACCAGGTAAGTCGAGTGGAACGCGATCTAGGTGAGCGAGGCCGAGTGTTGGTACGGGCCAGCGGCACCGAACCAGTTATTCGGGTCATGGTTGAGGCAGAAGAACAAAGCGCTGCTGAAGCTGCTGTGGATGAACTTGTAGCAGCGGTTGAAGCCGGAGCGGTGGAAATGTCGGCTAATCGCTCTGACATCTCTTCAAGCCAGCCATAG
- the tsaE gene encoding tRNA (adenosine(37)-N6)-threonylcarbamoyltransferase complex ATPase subunit type 1 TsaE, translated as MILLRTASATQTQEAAAVLAELAEGGDVILLAGDLGAGKTTFTQGFGRALGITDPITSPTFTLARQYQGRLMLHHLDVYRFDSNLEVFDVGLAELIDDRSSVTVIEWGDAIRTELPLAVLEIELRLGDDDDERHISLRFTGLDWQKRQPNYVAALAPWIVEGDQ; from the coding sequence GTGATTTTGCTTCGCACCGCTTCGGCTACCCAAACTCAAGAGGCGGCGGCTGTGTTGGCCGAATTGGCCGAAGGCGGTGACGTTATTTTACTAGCGGGCGACTTGGGCGCTGGTAAAACTACCTTCACCCAGGGCTTTGGTCGGGCCCTTGGCATTACCGACCCTATTACCAGTCCCACCTTTACGTTGGCTCGGCAATATCAGGGCCGCTTAATGCTTCATCACCTAGATGTTTATCGATTCGATTCCAACCTCGAAGTGTTCGATGTTGGCTTAGCCGAATTAATCGACGATCGCTCATCAGTAACAGTGATCGAATGGGGCGATGCCATTCGAACCGAGTTGCCCTTAGCGGTCTTAGAAATCGAATTGCGTTTGGGTGACGACGACGATGAGCGCCACATCAGCCTACGGTTTACCGGTTTGGATTGGCAGAAACGCCAGCCGAATTATGTGGCGGCATTAGCACCTTGGATTGTTGAAGGAGACCAGTAG
- a CDS encoding NAD(P)H-hydrate dehydratase — translation MTPIVTPQEMTAIDAEAPVSTDVLIARAGYATARAAKAMLGGVYGQRIVVLVGPGNNGRDGEYAAEVLSSQGASITIHHLGELPKEIRHADLVIDAVLGTGARPGFVAPVVSRQIPVLAVDLPSGVNGLSGEANPGVLKADRTITFQAYKPGLLQGDGRELAGEVEVADIGLDASRAQAWKITDADVAAWLTTRPSDSHKWQSAVWIVAGSPTMMGASHLVARAAQRCGAGYVRVSAPGVEADPARPTEAVGWPLSPVGWGGRVAKELTRFKSVLVGPGLGRGPELRREIARLLTASVLPVVVDGDGLGALEDETFEIMRDRGAATILTPHDGEYTHLMGEAPGHDRLAAARRLAKESGAIVLLKGPNTVVARPSGGAFVVSSGDARLATAGTGDVLAGMLVALIARGLEPASAAAAAAHLHGRAGALGYRDGLIASDLIDCLPVVLSQI, via the coding sequence ATGACTCCCATCGTTACGCCACAAGAGATGACGGCCATCGACGCCGAAGCGCCGGTTTCAACTGACGTGCTGATCGCACGGGCTGGCTATGCCACTGCACGAGCGGCCAAAGCAATGTTGGGCGGGGTCTACGGCCAGCGGATTGTAGTTTTGGTCGGTCCTGGCAACAATGGCCGTGACGGTGAATATGCTGCTGAAGTTTTGTCCAGCCAAGGTGCCAGCATCACGATTCATCATTTGGGTGAGCTGCCCAAAGAAATTCGCCACGCCGATTTAGTCATCGATGCGGTGCTTGGCACCGGAGCCCGACCTGGGTTTGTAGCCCCGGTTGTTTCACGACAGATCCCAGTACTGGCTGTCGATTTACCATCGGGAGTTAATGGGCTAAGCGGAGAAGCCAACCCAGGGGTCTTGAAAGCTGACCGAACTATAACGTTTCAAGCGTACAAACCGGGGCTGCTACAAGGTGATGGACGGGAGTTAGCTGGCGAGGTAGAAGTAGCCGATATCGGCCTTGATGCCAGTCGGGCTCAAGCGTGGAAGATAACCGACGCCGATGTCGCCGCCTGGTTAACTACCCGACCTAGTGATTCGCATAAATGGCAAAGCGCGGTCTGGATTGTGGCCGGTTCACCTACCATGATGGGCGCTTCTCATCTGGTTGCTCGAGCCGCGCAACGATGTGGGGCGGGATACGTTCGGGTGTCGGCCCCGGGGGTAGAAGCCGATCCGGCTCGGCCAACTGAGGCGGTCGGCTGGCCGTTATCTCCGGTGGGGTGGGGTGGACGCGTAGCCAAAGAGTTGACACGCTTCAAGTCGGTTTTGGTTGGCCCGGGTTTAGGTCGCGGGCCAGAGCTGCGCCGAGAAATCGCTCGTCTCCTGACAGCGTCGGTCTTACCAGTCGTGGTCGATGGCGACGGCTTGGGCGCGCTGGAAGATGAAACTTTCGAAATAATGCGTGACCGAGGCGCGGCCACCATTCTTACTCCCCACGACGGTGAATACACGCACCTGATGGGGGAGGCCCCTGGGCATGATCGCTTGGCCGCAGCGCGGCGATTAGCCAAGGAATCCGGGGCAATCGTGTTGTTGAAAGGGCCCAATACCGTGGTGGCGCGACCGTCCGGGGGTGCTTTCGTGGTGTCTTCAGGCGACGCACGTCTGGCAACTGCTGGTACCGGTGACGTGTTGGCGGGCATGTTAGTAGCCCTAATCGCGCGTGGCCTGGAACCGGCTTCGGCCGCCGCAGCCGCCGCACACTTGCATGGGCGCGCTGGTGCTTTGGGCTATCGAGACGGGCTCATCGCCAGCGATCTCATAGACTGTCTACCAGTTGTTCTTTCGCAGATCTAA
- a CDS encoding P1 family peptidase produces MITEIEGVQVGHWTDEEARTGCTVIILPEGTVASGEVRGGAPATREFALLDPLRTVANVDAIVLSGGSAFGLASADGVVRYLEESGRGFPVVVARVPIVVALSLFDLAVGDASIRPNAESGYQASLNANVGPVQLGSVGAGTGATIGKWRGWTAARPGGLVGSVRKHGDLVVASLVAVNALGDPLEGASAGVDVTDLEAAGWLEDTPKLPFGNTTIGAVVTNAKLTKAECHLVAQSAHDGLARSLAPVHTASDGDAFVAAATGTVPVGVAAVRELAATVVAEAVRSLAKR; encoded by the coding sequence ATGATTACCGAGATAGAAGGTGTCCAAGTCGGCCATTGGACCGATGAAGAAGCCCGTACTGGCTGCACCGTTATCATTCTGCCTGAAGGAACCGTGGCCTCAGGAGAAGTCCGAGGTGGGGCACCCGCCACCCGCGAGTTCGCCTTACTTGACCCGCTGCGGACGGTGGCGAACGTTGATGCGATCGTTTTAAGCGGCGGTTCCGCTTTTGGGTTGGCCTCGGCTGATGGGGTGGTGCGATATCTAGAAGAAAGCGGGCGCGGCTTTCCGGTGGTCGTGGCTCGGGTACCGATCGTGGTCGCTCTAAGCCTTTTTGATCTAGCTGTCGGCGATGCGTCGATACGGCCCAACGCCGAGTCAGGCTACCAAGCGTCGCTTAACGCCAACGTTGGTCCGGTGCAGCTTGGATCGGTCGGTGCAGGTACTGGTGCCACCATTGGTAAATGGCGAGGCTGGACGGCAGCGCGGCCGGGTGGATTGGTTGGCTCGGTTCGTAAACATGGTGATTTGGTCGTGGCGTCTTTGGTGGCCGTCAATGCTTTGGGTGACCCACTTGAGGGGGCCAGCGCTGGGGTTGACGTTACAGATTTAGAAGCCGCTGGTTGGCTGGAGGACACACCTAAACTTCCGTTTGGGAACACCACTATCGGTGCGGTGGTCACCAATGCCAAGCTCACCAAGGCCGAGTGCCATCTGGTGGCCCAAAGTGCTCACGATGGTTTGGCACGCTCGTTAGCGCCCGTGCACACAGCGTCTGACGGTGACGCCTTCGTAGCGGCAGCCACTGGCACTGTGCCTGTAGGTGTCGCGGCGGTCCGAGAACTGGCCGCCACGGTGGTGGCGGAAGCAGTTCGTTCGCTCGCTAAGCGATGA
- a CDS encoding SIS domain-containing protein: MCGIIAVVRRPEIRQAPAPEEVSGAVANALLRARSLTTQDPLEKLSEIAQLLETAGTALRGAAGARTLLDNPSLAATLRLEIVEIEERVATLEAQLDEGLVAANDRLELLNAAIIRLKDAAWAIRGDRLRSLDTVVALGGAELGDAGLGGYLSIVAALSAIDRMEVRGRDSAGVEIIISNHGLDTTDPAVNSQLAQRSTSDAFVSGTVRVLPKAVAFVYKVAAEIGELGDNTRVLREQIRRDGLLKLALNGTSATALVLAHTRWAAVGVVSEPNAHPLDSIEVGATDRPFVSIVANGDIDNFADLKATDALNIPAEITTDAKVAPVLMSRRMAEGVATTEAFRDSVERLEGSVAVAAAAEGDFSRLYVALRGSGQGVYVGLADEAFIVASEPYGVIEEASSYLRMDGDTPADAANPGSSRGQILVLDAALAGQVEGISRTSFSGAELPIAPDEIVSPGITTRDIDRGENAHFLLKELGEAPASFRRTLRGKLVANQDGLLEVRLSPTTFPQQIRDDLASGKIQRLIAIGQGTASVAGTALAAVLADLVAESTFRVESTLATELSGFGLRPDMSDTLIVAISQSGTTTDTNRTVDLARARGARVLSIVNRRSSDLTDKSDGVLYTSDGRDIEISVASTKAFYAQIAASFLLATAIAQELGVSQQDDEAQEILRSLRDLPDAMTTTLALRESIGRIAARVAPPRRYWAVVGNGRNLIAAKEVRIKLSELCYKAIACDSTEDKKHIDLSSEPMVLVCATGLSTSNLDDVAKEVAIYRTHKASPVVITTDADRFGSTPDVIGLPAVHPSLGFILAAMAGHLFGYEAALAIDALAKPLREARASVEELLSTESDVDKLFASLREVLVAPATRFFDGVRSGEYDGHLESSMAVRVASLLRFATGVFPLDTYELEQGKVGTPVVLVEDLMEGLTRAIEELTRPVDAIRHQAKTVTVGISRSDESLLEVPLVRSVVEAGAPRDRLPYTALKVLADLDQAVDEVLGYTRYAIDGVPGGEGDLAATITVVDKGGIARDIPSRVERNPRLVGTKHQVAAERSVYVNVGRSDGRTTVLVPEIKGNQTTGMTLVHVLLHDTVDEHVARHVLMGYRGRYGALRDAVMETEPTFRDDLLSTVPVVELLTSPIQNLADRWRSNAGA, encoded by the coding sequence ATGTGCGGGATCATTGCAGTAGTACGACGTCCCGAAATCCGCCAGGCCCCAGCGCCGGAAGAAGTATCTGGTGCCGTGGCCAACGCCTTGTTGCGTGCACGGTCGCTAACTACCCAGGACCCGCTCGAGAAGCTTTCCGAAATCGCTCAACTACTCGAAACTGCCGGTACCGCCCTGCGCGGCGCAGCCGGAGCTCGAACACTGCTCGACAACCCTTCATTAGCCGCGACTTTACGGTTAGAGATCGTAGAAATTGAAGAGCGAGTAGCAACCCTTGAAGCTCAGCTCGACGAGGGTTTGGTGGCCGCCAATGACCGCTTAGAGCTGCTGAATGCTGCCATTATTCGGTTGAAAGACGCGGCCTGGGCTATCAGAGGAGATCGGCTACGTTCCCTAGACACTGTGGTGGCTCTCGGTGGGGCCGAGCTTGGCGATGCAGGCCTCGGAGGTTACCTGAGCATCGTGGCGGCCCTCTCGGCTATCGATCGCATGGAGGTACGCGGTCGTGATTCAGCCGGAGTCGAGATCATCATCTCTAACCATGGGCTCGACACCACCGACCCGGCTGTCAACTCACAATTAGCGCAGCGTTCAACCAGCGACGCTTTTGTTTCTGGCACGGTGCGCGTGTTGCCCAAGGCGGTGGCTTTCGTTTACAAAGTGGCCGCAGAAATTGGCGAACTTGGCGACAACACGCGGGTCCTCCGAGAACAAATTCGTCGTGATGGTCTGCTCAAGCTGGCGTTAAATGGAACTAGCGCTACTGCTCTGGTTCTGGCACACACCCGTTGGGCGGCAGTGGGGGTGGTTTCAGAACCTAATGCGCACCCGCTCGACTCGATTGAAGTTGGTGCTACGGACCGACCGTTTGTGAGCATCGTGGCCAATGGTGATATCGATAATTTCGCCGACCTTAAAGCCACCGACGCTTTAAACATCCCCGCTGAGATCACAACCGATGCCAAAGTTGCGCCGGTGCTGATGTCTCGTCGGATGGCCGAAGGCGTAGCCACCACCGAAGCATTTCGTGACAGCGTGGAACGTTTGGAAGGCTCGGTCGCCGTAGCGGCAGCCGCTGAAGGTGACTTCTCGCGCCTATATGTGGCGCTTCGAGGTAGCGGCCAAGGCGTTTATGTTGGCTTAGCCGACGAAGCTTTTATCGTGGCCAGCGAACCCTATGGAGTTATCGAAGAAGCTTCTAGCTATCTGCGAATGGACGGCGATACCCCAGCTGATGCTGCCAATCCGGGCTCGTCTCGAGGCCAGATTTTGGTGCTTGACGCTGCTTTGGCAGGGCAGGTGGAAGGAATTTCTCGCACCAGCTTCAGTGGTGCCGAACTTCCGATTGCACCTGATGAAATCGTGTCACCAGGCATTACAACTCGCGACATTGATCGCGGTGAAAACGCGCATTTCCTTTTGAAAGAACTAGGTGAAGCCCCAGCCTCGTTCCGCCGAACCTTGCGGGGCAAGCTGGTTGCTAACCAAGACGGTTTACTTGAGGTTCGCCTTTCCCCAACAACCTTTCCCCAACAAATCCGAGACGATCTAGCCAGCGGCAAGATTCAACGCTTAATAGCCATTGGTCAAGGTACAGCTTCAGTGGCCGGAACTGCTTTAGCGGCGGTATTGGCTGATTTGGTGGCTGAAAGTACTTTCCGTGTGGAGTCGACTTTAGCTACCGAACTCTCGGGTTTTGGTTTACGACCCGACATGTCAGACACCCTAATAGTGGCCATAAGCCAATCGGGTACCACCACCGACACTAACCGAACAGTTGATTTGGCTCGGGCCCGGGGAGCTCGGGTGTTGTCGATTGTGAATCGTCGCTCAAGCGACTTAACCGACAAGTCAGACGGTGTGCTTTACACCTCTGATGGTCGTGACATAGAAATCAGCGTGGCTTCCACCAAAGCCTTCTACGCGCAGATTGCGGCAAGTTTCTTACTGGCGACCGCCATCGCCCAAGAACTCGGTGTTTCGCAACAAGACGACGAAGCCCAAGAAATTTTGCGCTCACTGCGCGACTTGCCCGATGCCATGACCACCACTTTGGCGTTGCGAGAAAGTATTGGCCGTATCGCGGCGCGGGTGGCACCACCGAGGCGATATTGGGCCGTGGTTGGAAACGGGCGAAACCTAATAGCCGCTAAAGAGGTGCGCATAAAGTTGTCGGAGCTGTGTTACAAGGCCATCGCTTGTGACAGCACCGAAGACAAGAAGCATATTGACCTTTCCTCTGAGCCTATGGTGCTGGTGTGCGCTACCGGGCTGTCCACCTCAAACCTGGATGATGTGGCCAAAGAAGTAGCCATCTATCGCACCCACAAAGCCTCGCCGGTGGTAATTACCACCGACGCCGACCGTTTTGGTTCGACTCCTGATGTTATTGGGCTTCCGGCCGTACATCCTTCCCTCGGATTCATTTTGGCGGCTATGGCCGGTCATTTGTTTGGTTATGAAGCGGCGCTGGCAATCGACGCCTTGGCAAAACCACTTCGTGAAGCACGTGCCAGTGTGGAAGAGCTGCTTTCAACCGAATCCGATGTCGATAAACTTTTTGCGTCGCTGCGTGAGGTGTTGGTAGCACCGGCAACACGGTTCTTTGACGGAGTGCGTTCCGGCGAATATGACGGTCATCTCGAGTCGAGTATGGCTGTTCGAGTGGCCAGTTTGTTGCGTTTCGCCACCGGGGTCTTCCCGCTTGATACCTACGAGTTAGAACAAGGCAAAGTTGGCACTCCAGTGGTGCTAGTGGAAGACCTGATGGAAGGTTTGACCCGGGCCATAGAAGAGCTCACCCGACCGGTTGATGCCATTCGCCATCAAGCCAAGACGGTCACCGTTGGTATTAGCCGTTCTGATGAATCGCTGCTTGAGGTGCCGCTGGTGCGTTCAGTGGTTGAAGCCGGAGCGCCACGCGACCGCCTTCCGTACACCGCCTTGAAGGTTCTGGCCGATCTCGACCAGGCTGTCGATGAGGTGCTTGGCTACACCCGCTATGCCATTGATGGGGTTCCGGGTGGTGAGGGCGACTTAGCCGCCACCATCACGGTGGTCGACAAAGGCGGTATCGCACGTGATATTCCATCACGAGTCGAGCGAAATCCGCGGCTGGTTGGTACTAAGCACCAGGTAGCGGCAGAGCGAAGTGTTTATGTAAATGTCGGTCGAAGTGACGGTCGAACCACGGTCTTGGTGCCGGAAATCAAAGGTAACCAAACCACTGGTATGACCTTGGTCCACGTGCTTTTGCATGACACGGTGGATGAGCATGTGGCCCGTCATGTTTTGATGGGCTACCGCGGCCGATATGGGGCCCTACGCGATGCGGTGATGGAAACCGAACCCACTTTCCGCGATGACTTGTTGTCAACGGTTCCAGTGGTAGAGCTTCTAACCTCGCCAATCCAAAATTTGGCGGATCGGTGGAGGTCAAACGCTGGTGCTTAA
- the rplM gene encoding 50S ribosomal protein L13 encodes MRTFTPRPGDIQRNWYVIDAEDLVLGRLATEVARLLRGTHKPTFAPHVDGGDHVIVVNADKVVLSADKAGTKRVWRHSGYPGGISSRSYADELARSPEDAIRRTVRGMLPKNRLGAAMLGKLKVYAGPTHPHAAQTPNELVLNQARRVEA; translated from the coding sequence GTGCGTACCTTTACCCCTCGACCCGGCGACATCCAGCGCAACTGGTACGTCATCGACGCCGAAGATCTAGTGCTTGGCCGTTTGGCTACCGAAGTAGCACGCCTTCTTCGGGGTACCCATAAGCCCACCTTCGCCCCCCATGTCGACGGCGGCGACCATGTAATCGTGGTTAACGCCGACAAGGTAGTGCTCAGCGCCGACAAAGCCGGTACCAAGCGTGTTTGGCGTCACTCTGGCTATCCGGGCGGTATCAGCTCACGCAGCTATGCCGACGAATTGGCACGTTCGCCAGAAGATGCCATTCGTCGCACCGTTCGTGGCATGTTGCCTAAGAATCGTTTGGGTGCTGCGATGCTCGGAAAACTCAAGGTTTACGCTGGCCCTACCCACCCGCACGCTGCACAAACTCCGAACGAGCTTGTGCTCAACCAGGCCCGTCGGGTCGAGGCCTAG
- a CDS encoding holo-ACP synthase produces MIGLGVDLVDIERFRRVLARRPTLVNRLFSEAEVAYANQQHDPTQRLAVRFAAKEATLKALGLGLGGIPLADIEVVRDGQSGRPSLQLHNRGAMVATEHGVSGWLLSLSHTDLVAQATVIAI; encoded by the coding sequence TTGATCGGACTAGGTGTTGATCTAGTCGATATTGAGCGTTTTCGACGTGTCTTGGCACGGCGGCCAACGCTAGTAAACCGACTGTTTTCCGAAGCTGAGGTGGCTTACGCCAATCAACAGCACGACCCTACCCAGCGTTTAGCGGTGCGCTTCGCAGCCAAAGAAGCCACTTTGAAAGCGCTGGGATTGGGCTTAGGCGGCATCCCGTTGGCTGATATTGAGGTGGTGCGCGACGGCCAAAGCGGGCGGCCCAGCCTTCAACTACACAATCGTGGAGCGATGGTGGCCACTGAACACGGTGTCTCAGGTTGGTTGCTTTCGTTGTCGCACACCGATTTGGTGGCTCAAGCTACGGTGATCGCCATATGA
- the rpsI gene encoding 30S ribosomal protein S9 has protein sequence MTLPLVQATGRRKRAVARVRFRPGTGKITANGRPLEEYFPRATHRMILSEPLNVTETNEVYDIDLNVHGGGPSGQAGAVRLAVARGLIELDEDLRPVLKRAGFLTRDAREKESKKYGLKKARKAPQYSKR, from the coding sequence ATGACTTTGCCACTTGTTCAAGCAACCGGTCGTCGTAAGCGAGCGGTGGCGCGTGTACGTTTCCGTCCTGGAACTGGAAAAATCACGGCCAACGGTCGCCCGCTCGAAGAATACTTTCCGCGGGCCACCCACCGAATGATCCTCTCGGAACCGTTAAATGTCACCGAGACGAATGAGGTTTACGACATCGACCTGAACGTGCATGGCGGTGGCCCTTCCGGTCAAGCTGGCGCCGTTCGTTTGGCGGTTGCTCGTGGCCTGATCGAACTCGATGAAGATTTGCGCCCAGTCCTTAAGCGGGCGGGCTTCCTTACTCGAGATGCTCGTGAGAAGGAATCTAAGAAGTACGGTCTGAAGAAGGCCCGCAAGGCGCCTCAGTACTCGAAGCGTTAA
- the alr gene encoding alanine racemase, with protein sequence MPTTWLDVDLGAIAHNVRELKGLVAPAALCVVVKADAYGHGAVPVASVAVDAGAKWLAVAHVEEGVTLRKAGLAVPILVLSEPSYGALTKAAQYDLRVTLYSREGVSAAQKIAHGERHHLDVHLKVDTGMRRVGVEPSEALVRAKAIMAAPNLNLEGVWTHLAVADQTDHPFTKVQLERYSDVLRELETNGITPPLRHAANTAGALAHPQSHFDMVRAGIGTYGVSPLVESTSRFDLRPTMGLRSQVSYTKRVKAGEGISYGLNYICDRDTNVATVPVGYADGVRRSLSRAGGYVLINGRPRPIIANITMDQLMVDCGDDEVFAGDEVVLLGHQDSAQITLEDWARWLDTIPYEVMCGFGNRVVRRYQGGRSR encoded by the coding sequence ATGCCAACAACTTGGCTTGACGTTGATCTAGGCGCCATTGCTCACAACGTACGAGAACTTAAAGGTTTGGTTGCGCCAGCCGCGCTTTGTGTGGTGGTAAAGGCCGATGCCTATGGTCATGGTGCGGTGCCAGTGGCTTCCGTGGCGGTGGACGCGGGTGCCAAATGGCTTGCCGTAGCACATGTTGAAGAAGGCGTGACGCTGCGCAAAGCGGGCCTGGCCGTTCCCATCTTGGTGTTGAGTGAACCGAGCTACGGGGCTCTCACCAAGGCGGCACAATATGACCTTAGGGTTACCTTGTACTCCCGAGAAGGGGTGTCCGCGGCCCAAAAAATCGCTCATGGAGAACGCCATCATCTAGATGTGCACCTAAAGGTAGACACCGGCATGCGCAGAGTTGGGGTTGAGCCGAGCGAAGCGCTGGTGCGGGCCAAGGCCATTATGGCGGCCCCTAATTTGAACCTAGAAGGTGTTTGGACCCACTTAGCCGTGGCCGACCAAACCGACCATCCCTTCACCAAAGTGCAATTGGAGCGGTATAGCGATGTGCTACGGGAATTAGAAACCAATGGCATCACTCCGCCGCTTCGCCATGCGGCCAATACGGCTGGGGCGTTAGCACATCCCCAAAGCCATTTCGACATGGTAAGGGCTGGTATAGGTACCTACGGGGTTTCACCGTTGGTCGAGTCGACGTCGCGGTTCGACCTGCGACCGACTATGGGCCTTCGTTCTCAGGTTTCCTACACCAAGAGGGTTAAGGCCGGAGAAGGTATTTCCTATGGTCTGAATTACATTTGTGACCGCGATACTAACGTGGCCACGGTTCCGGTTGGCTACGCCGATGGTGTTAGACGTTCGCTTAGTCGGGCGGGTGGTTACGTACTAATAAACGGTCGGCCGCGTCCGATTATTGCCAATATCACCATGGACCAATTGATGGTCGATTGTGGTGATGATGAGGTTTTCGCGGGTGACGAAGTGGTACTGCTGGGACATCAAGATTCAGCGCAGATTACCCTAGAAGATTGGGCACGCTGGCTAGACACCATTCCCTATGAGGTGATGTGCGGGTTCGGAAACCGAGTGGTTCGTCGCTATCAGGGTGGGCGCTCACGTTGA